From one Sparus aurata unplaced genomic scaffold, fSpaAur1.1, whole genome shotgun sequence genomic stretch:
- the LOC115577751 gene encoding major histocompatibility complex class I-related gene protein-like, which yields MTNSEQLIQLGPSLTRLHQIKMRTLLLLLLFFHVSSPVLHSVKTFITSSTGIQNIPEFVVTAEIDELLLGYCDSNNRLDPKQDIAKSFLTEYPEWLVQYKKECRHLSPIFKTFTYILTSLFNQSEGVHVLQMMGGCEWDDETDKVKGFAQTGYDGEDLMELDPKTFTWIALRPEAVIAKLIWDADKDKRESFETVLTQFCPEQLKMYVDYGRSVLLRTDLPSVSLLQKTPSSPVSCLATGFYPHRASLVWRKDGEELHEEVDHGEILPNHDGTFQMSVELNLSSVTPEDWTRYDCVFQLYGVKEDIITKLEKDRIRTNWGKSEIRGNNKLLLYSTVKSSNMTVLVTAAVVVLALILIGAAGFIVYKKKKAISPPSSPANSTELSEQLNPET from the exons ATGACCAACAGTGAACAACTGATCCAGCtcggtccttcactcactcgtcttcatcaaatcaagatgagaacgttattgttgttgcttctcttctttcacgtttcatcaccag tgctgCACTCCGTGAAGACTTTCATAACTTCATCAACTGGAATCCAAAACATCCCAGAATTCGTGGTGACAGCAGAAATTGATGAACTTCTGTTGGGGTACTGTGACAGCAACAACAGGCTGGATCCAAAACAGGACATTGCAAAATCATTCTTAACAGAATATCCTGAGTGGTTGGTGCAGTACAAAAAAGAATGTCGCCATTTGTCGCCTATCTTCAAAACGTTCACTTACATTTTGACGAGTCTCTTCAATCAAAGTgaag gtgtccatgttttacagATGATGGGaggctgtgagtgggatgatgagactgaTAAGGTCAAAGGTTTCGCTCAGActggttatgatggagaagatCTCATGGAATTGGATCCAAAAACATTCACATGGATCGCTCTAAGACCTGAGGCTGTCATCGCCAAACTGATATGGGACGCTGATAAAGATAAGAGAGAATCCTTTGAGACTGTTTTGACTCAGTTTTGTCCTGAGCAGCTTAAGATGTATGTGGATTATGGGAGGAGcgttctgctgagaacag atcttccctcagtgtctctcctccagaagactccctcctctccagtcagctgcctcgctacaggtttctaccctcacagagcctcactcgtctggaggaaagatggagaggagcttcatgaggaggtggaccacggagagatcctccccaaccacgatggaaccttccagatgagtgttgagctgaacctttcatcagtcacacctgaagactggacgaggtacgattgtgtgtttcagctctatggtgtgaaggaggacatcatcaccaaactggagaaagatcggatcagaaccaactggggtaagagtgagatcagagg taataataaactattattgtattcaacagtgaagtccagtaacatgaccgtcctcgtcactgctgcagtggttgttcttgctctcattctcatcggtgctgctggattcatcgtttacaaaaagaagaaag ccatcagccctccatctt ctcctgccaacagcacagagctctctgagcagctgaatccagagacctga